The sequence AACCCTCTGCATCTCCCCAGCGAATATACCACCAGCCACTCTCCTGCTTCTCCAGCACTTCCACCTCCACTCTAGCAGGAAAACTGATCTCAGACTCTTGGACTTTCTCATAGGGATCTGTGGTGCGATACAGGCTACAGCCTTCCAGGTCAGAGTCTCCCCGGCTGCCTTTAGAATAGATGGAGGAAAGATCGGATGTGCTCTGAGATGAGAAGGAATCCTCAGAGGAGATAACTGAAGCTGTCTCAGAGTCCTCACCTTTAATTTTGTTGCCATTTTTCAGCTGCCCTGTTGGTCGCAATTGTCTTCTTAAAGTGCTGATGTCCATCTTTTCAGCACTGGATGCCTTGGCTAGCTGTGGTTTAGGCCTCACCACTGGTTTCAGTTTAGAGGAACACTTAGTGGAAGAGGACACTTTACTTTCGTCTTGGTCTTTCTTTGGTCTCTGTAGATCTGGCGTGGATTCAGTGGAGGCAGATTTAGGACCGGATGCCTCTTCTGCTTTGTTCCCATTCAGTTCGATCTTGAGCTTATTTCCTGCTGGTCTCCAGCCACTTGATAGTGGGTTTGAAGTCTTACCACCTTCTGACAAAACACTTGTCTTGGAGGAATTAGAGTCCCTGCTGCACTGCCTTTCTGGGGTCTCTCTGAAGGGCCGGAAGCCATCATTCTCATAGATACAttcttcctctccctcaggCTCCCCTTCTGCCTCGTGGCCATCTTCAAATGATTCACCCATCTTGAAGGAGGCGCTGTGGAGCGATGAAGCTGGAGAAGGCTTGGAGGACACATGAGATCCTTTGTCAGAGGAAGTATCCTCATTCTTGCCATTCACCAAAGAACTTTCTCCTCTTAGAAACTCAAACTCAGACTCTAGGTCTAGATCGCCAATGGCAGGAACATCATATTCTGGCTCTTCATACACTGGTCTTCCTGGAGAGACAGGGGACTCTGGAGCTTCAGACCCAGGGCTGCTGGGAGGTGCAGTCTCCACTGAGTCTTGTTTTTTGACAGGAGGGGCTGGGGGTGGAACTTTAGGGCGGCAGAGAGTGCTTGTTCTGCGATTTAGGTTGGGCTTTTTACGTTTATCAATGTAAGAGCAGGGAGCCCAGCCCTCCTTGTCTCCTATTTGAACATACCACCAACCACCAGAGTTCTTCTCTATGACCTGAAATATATCAAGAAAGTGTTTAGTTTTTCTATGAAGACACCTGTATACATTTTAGGTTCGATTATCTCCTAGAGGTAAGCTACTTTGTTTGTCAGAATTCTTACGTCTGCTTTCTGTCCACCGTTGAAACTGATACCATCAGATATACAGGACTGGAAATCTGCAATGGTGTAGTACTCTGCTTCAACTGTAGGGGGCTCAGGTGGGGAAGGCAACTGAAATCCCTGAGCAGAAATGAAATCGACAATGTTAGACTTAATGTTAGTGGTACATTTAATCTACTGTTGTACATCAGTCCAgctttaatatattttgtacATTATTGTACTGTATTCTTAGTTGCATACTACTTTTATGCTACTATTTGTACACACCATTATGTATACAATACTACTATATATGTatactatatacatatatataaaaccagATGGATGGCTGCAACTACAATGTTACTCTTACAAGGGTTGCGTCTCTACGAGGAGGAGGTTTTTGCCTGAGAACTGGGGAACCTGTGAaacaatgaaagagaaaaatcatacaattgtttatttcagtttgctttaatttttattaatttaattttacttaatgatgaaaaaaaattgaagtaACTGAAGTGATAGAAATTCAAGCATTCTCAGTGACATGACTAACCAATTTCCACTCGATGAGGGGCAATGCGGGCTACAGCTGGTGAGCCaggctctgttttgttttttccatcctGTGGGGAATTAACAGGGCTGGAGTCACCACAGGGAATTGGCAAGCTGATCTCCTTCCTAGCCACCTGGGGGCTCTCTGGGACACCTTCAGTCTGTACATCTTTCTCACTCAGGGCTTTCTTGTTAAGCAAGTTACTAATCTCCATAATGTTGCCAATGATCTCCACTGGGCCTGTAACAGTCTTCTTACGGGGAGACAAGTCATCCTTCACCTTCTTTAGATAAGAGGCCGGAGCCCAGCCCTCTTTATTCTGATACCTGTCAATTAAGTTGGATGAAAaaatactcaaaaaaaaaaaaaaattgtaatgaAAGATGTAAAAAATGTCTGGAGCAAATGTACAGGACCTTACCTGATAAACCACCAACCTTCCAGGTTCTTCTGAATCACCTCCACAGTGACTCCTTTCTCAAAAGCAATTTCATCCTTGCCCTGGCTAGAATAGGGCTGCACTGTTATGTACTTCTCTTCTGTCAAAGCCAGCCAGAGAATGACAGCACAGTTAAAATTCTGAGGCATGTAGAATTTTTGAAAACAATATAATCACTTGAAAAAGGAGTGTATTTTCTAGTCTTGCAAACTTTAAGTCTTGTCTATAGAATCTTTATATTCATATGAGCAtactgcaaaaagagaaaagggttAATAGTAATATGTAATGATAAATCCTCTTGTAATATATTGGCATC is a genomic window of Mastacembelus armatus chromosome 15, fMasArm1.2, whole genome shotgun sequence containing:
- the LOC113131984 gene encoding SH3 and PX domain-containing protein 2A isoform X4, coding for MQLRTVLDVSVVDVQKRRSPSKHYVYLINVTYSDSTSHVIYRRYSKFFDLQMRILDKFPIEGGQKDPKKRIIPFLPGKVLFRRSHIRDVAVKRLKHLDNYCKALLKLPTQISQSEEVLKFFETKSEDLNPPTEDTGGSGKRKSGLDASDPMLLEQYVVVASYEKQEPAEISLQAGEVVDVIEKSESGWWFVSTAEEQGWVPATYLNSHSGTRDDLELGASKAGEVTKRHKAHLKRLDRRWTLGGVISRQQSREEKYITVQPYSSQGKDEIAFEKGVTVEVIQKNLEGWWFIRYQNKEGWAPASYLKKVKDDLSPRKKTVTGPVEIIGNIMEISNLLNKKALSEKDVQTEGVPESPQVARKEISLPIPCGDSSPVNSPQDGKNKTEPGSPAVARIAPHRVEIGSPVLRQKPPPRRDATLGFQLPSPPEPPTVEAEYYTIADFQSCISDGISFNGGQKADVIEKNSGGWWYVQIGDKEGWAPCSYIDKRKKPNLNRRTSTLCRPKVPPPAPPVKKQDSVETAPPSSPGSEAPESPVSPGRPVYEEPEYDVPAIGDLDLESEFEFLRGESSLVNGKNEDTSSDKGSHVSSKPSPASSLHSASFKMGESFEDGHEAEGEPEGEEECIYENDGFRPFRETPERQCSRDSNSSKTSVLSEGGKTSNPLSSGWRPAGNKLKIELNGNKAEEASGPKSASTESTPDLQRPKKDQDESKVSSSTKCSSKLKPVVRPKPQLAKASSAEKMDISTLRRQLRPTGQLKNGNKIKGEDSETASVISSEDSFSSQSTSDLSSIYSKGSRGDSDLEGCSLYRTTDPYEKVQESEISFPARVEVEVLEKQESGWWYIRWGDAEGWAPTYYLEPIRQQDDMAGSESDGTPTKPGSLSKSNSLEKNEKRVQALNNINQNLKRVMPPIPSKPPGGLSKPTSLFSSQKHNSAKQQQVVRPQSVFISAPIRDGRSPVGSLRRNESLNSTDHPRASPTVRRNASFGTVPRSLAPNNITLPNRNRSATGSSESLGLSSQKNALPVSTVKPKPHIIHNNLKEVYVSIADYHGDEETMGFPEGTCLEVLEKNPNGWWYCKVLDNGRPRKGWVPSNYLEKKH
- the LOC113131984 gene encoding SH3 and PX domain-containing protein 2A isoform X7; protein product: MQLRTVLDVSVVDVQKRRSPSKHYVYLINVTYSDSTSHVIYRRYSKFFDLQMRILDKFPIEGGQKDPKKRIIPFLPGKVLFRRSHIRDVAVKRLKHLDNYCKALLKLPTQISQSEEVLKFFETKSEDLNPPTEDTGGSGKRKSGLDASDPMLLEQYVVVASYEKQEPAEISLQAGEVVDVIEKSESGWWFVSTAEEQGWVPATYLNSHSGTRDDLELGASKAGEEEKYITVQPYSSQGKDEIAFEKGVTVEVIQKNLEGWWFIRYQNKEGWAPASYLKKVKDDLSPRKKTVTGPVEIIGNIMEISNLLNKKALSEKDVQTEGVPESPQVARKEISLPIPCGDSSPVNSPQDGKNKTEPGSPAVARIAPHRVEIGSPVLRQKPPPRRDATLGFQLPSPPEPPTVEAEYYTIADFQSCISDGISFNGGQKADVIEKNSGGWWYVQIGDKEGWAPCSYIDKRKKPNLNRRTSTLCRPKVPPPAPPVKKQDSVETAPPSSPGSEAPESPVSPGRPVYEEPEYDVPAIGDLDLESEFEFLRGESSLVNGKNEDTSSDKGSHVSSKPSPASSLHSASFKMGESFEDGHEAEGEPEGEEECIYENDGFRPFRETPERQCSRDSNSSKTSVLSEGGKTSNPLSSGWRPAGNKLKIELNGNKAEEASGPKSASTESTPDLQRPKKDQDESKVSSSTKCSSKLKPVVRPKPQLAKASSAEKMDISTLRRQLRPTGQLKNGNKIKGEDSETASVISSEDSFSSQSTSDLSSIYSKGSRGDSDLEGCSLYRTTDPYEKVQESEISFPARVEVEVLEKQESGWWYIRWGDAEGWAPTYYLEPIRQQDDMAGSESDGTPTKPGSLSKSNSLEKNEKRVQALNNINQNLKRVMPPIPSKPPGGLSKPTSLFSSQKHNSAKQQQVVRPQSVFISAPIRDGRSPVGSLRRNESLNSTDHPRASPTVRRNASFGTVPRSLAPNNITLPNRNRSATGSSESLGLSSQKNALPVSTVKPKPHIIHNNLKEVYVSIADYHGDEETMGFPEGTCLEVLEKNPNGWWYCKVLDNGRPRKGWVPSNYLEKKH
- the LOC113131984 gene encoding SH3 and PX domain-containing protein 2A isoform X5 translates to MRILDKFPIEGGQKDPKKRIIPFLPGKVLFRRSHIRDVAVKRLKHLDNYCKALLKLPTQISQSEEVLKFFETKSEDLNPPTEDTGGSGKRKSGLDASDPMLLEQYVVVASYEKQEPAEISLQAGEVVDVIEKSESGWWFVSTAEEQGWVPATYLNSHSGTRDDLELGASKAGEVTKRHKAHLKRLDRRWTLGGVISRQQSREEKYITVQPYSSQGKDEIAFEKGVTVEVIQKNLEGWWFIRYQNKEGWAPASYLKKVKDDLSPRKKTVTGPVEIIGNIMEISNLLNKKALSEKDVQTEGVPESPQVARKEISLPIPCGDSSPVNSPQDGKNKTEPGSPAVARIAPHRVEIGSPVLRQKPPPRRDATLGFQLPSPPEPPTVEAEYYTIADFQSCISDGISFNGGQKADVIEKNSGGWWYVQIGDKEGWAPCSYIDKRKKPNLNRRTSTLCRPKVPPPAPPVKKQDSVETAPPSSPGSEAPESPVSPGRPVYEEPEYDVPAIGDLDLESEFEFLRGESSLVNGKNEDTSSDKGSHVSSKPSPASSLHSASFKMGESFEDGHEAEGEPEGEEECIYENDGFRPFRETPERQCSRDSNSSKTSVLSEGGKTSNPLSSGWRPAGNKLKIELNGNKAEEASGPKSASTESTPDLQRPKKDQDESKVSSSTKCSSKLKPVVRPKPQLAKASSAEKMDISTLRRQLRPTGQLKNGNKIKGEDSETASVISSEDSFSSQSTSDLSSIYSKGSRGDSDLEGCSLYRTTDPYEKVQESEISFPARVEVEVLEKQESGWWYIRWGDAEGWAPTYYLEPIRQQDDMAGSESDGTPTKPGSLSKSNSLEKNEKRVQALNNINQNLKRVMPPIPSKPPGGLSKPTSLFSSQKHNSAKQQQVVRPQSVFISAPIRDGRSPVGSLRRNESLNSTDHPRASPTVRRNASFGTVPRSLAPNNITLPNRNRSATGSSESLGLSSQKNALPVSTVKPKPHIIHNNLKEVYVSIADYHGDEETMGFPEGTCLEVLEKNPNGWWYCKVLDNGRPRKGWVPSNYLEKKH
- the LOC113131984 gene encoding SH3 and PX domain-containing protein 2A isoform X6, producing MLLEQYVVVASYEKQEPAEISLQAGEVVDVIEKSESGWWFVSTAEEQGWVPATYLNSHSGTRDDLELGASKAGEVTKRHKAHLKRLDRRWTLGGVISRQQSREEKYITVQPYSSQGKDEIAFEKGVTVEVIQKNLEGWWFIRYQNKEGWAPASYLKKVKDDLSPRKKTVTGPVEIIGNIMEISNLLNKKALSEKDVQTEGVPESPQVARKEISLPIPCGDSSPVNSPQDGKNKTEPGSPAVARIAPHRVEIGSPVLRQKPPPRRDATLGFQLPSPPEPPTVEAEYYTIADFQSCISDGISFNGGQKADVIEKNSGGWWYVQIGDKEGWAPCSYIDKRKKPNLNRRTSTLCRPKVPPPAPPVKKQDSVETAPPSSPGSEAPESPVSPGRPVYEEPEYDVPAIGDLDLESEFEFLRGESSLVNGKNEDTSSDKGSHVSSKPSPASSLHSASFKMGESFEDGHEAEGEPEGEEECIYENDGFRPFRETPERQCSRDSNSSKTSVLSEGGKTSNPLSSGWRPAGNKLKIELNGNKAEEASGPKSASTESTPDLQRPKKDQDESKVSSSTKCSSKLKPVVRPKPQLAKASSAEKMDISTLRRQLRPTGQLKNGNKIKGEDSETASVISSEDSFSSQSTSDLSSIYSKGSRGDSDLEGCSLYRTTDPYEKVQESEISFPARVEVEVLEKQESGWWYIRWGDAEGWAPTYYLEPIRQQDDMAGSESDGTPTKPGSLSKSNSLEKNEKRVQALNNINQNLKRVMPPIPSKPPGGLSKPTSLFSSQKHNSAKQQQVVRPQSVFISAPIRDGRSPVGSLRRNESLNSTDHPRASPTVRRNASFGTVPRSLAPNNITLPNRNRSATGSSESLGLSSQKNALPVSTVKPKPHIIHNNLKEVYVSIADYHGDEETMGFPEGTCLEVLEKNPNGWWYCKVLDNGRPRKGWVPSNYLEKKH
- the LOC113131984 gene encoding SH3 and PX domain-containing protein 2A isoform X2 codes for the protein MMEIENLVNVNISLVHRSLLPGCVCVPKVIHGEKQSAAVHTECVNWSVCQKELTIRKRRVRSPSSTPFNHRGQSAWVTEFHGGIVEHMRILDKFPIEGGQKDPKKRIIPFLPGKVLFRRSHIRDVAVKRLKHLDNYCKALLKLPTQISQSEEVLKFFETKSEDLNPPTEDTGGSGKRLDASDPMLLEQYVVVASYEKQEPAEISLQAGEVVDVIEKSESGWWFVSTAEEQGWVPATYLNSHSGTRDDLELGASKAGEVTKRHKAHLKRLDRRWTLGGVISRQQSREEKYITVQPYSSQGKDEIAFEKGVTVEVIQKNLEGWWFIRYQNKEGWAPASYLKKVKDDLSPRKKTVTGPVEIIGNIMEISNLLNKKALSEKDVQTEGVPESPQVARKEISLPIPCGDSSPVNSPQDGKNKTEPGSPAVARIAPHRVEIGSPVLRQKPPPRRDATLGFQLPSPPEPPTVEAEYYTIADFQSCISDGISFNGGQKADVIEKNSGGWWYVQIGDKEGWAPCSYIDKRKKPNLNRRTSTLCRPKVPPPAPPVKKQDSVETAPPSSPGSEAPESPVSPGRPVYEEPEYDVPAIGDLDLESEFEFLRGESSLVNGKNEDTSSDKGSHVSSKPSPASSLHSASFKMGESFEDGHEAEGEPEGEEECIYENDGFRPFRETPERQCSRDSNSSKTSVLSEGGKTSNPLSSGWRPAGNKLKIELNGNKAEEASGPKSASTESTPDLQRPKKDQDESKVSSSTKCSSKLKPVVRPKPQLAKASSAEKMDISTLRRQLRPTGQLKNGNKIKGEDSETASVISSEDSFSSQSTSDLSSIYSKGSRGDSDLEGCSLYRTTDPYEKVQESEISFPARVEVEVLEKQESGWWYIRWGDAEGWAPTYYLEPIRQQDDMAGSESDGTPTKPGSLSKSNSLEKNEKRVQALNNINQNLKRVMPPIPSKPPGGLSKPTSLFSSQKHNSAKQQQVVRPQSVFISAPIRDGRSPVGSLRRNESLNSTDHPRASPTVRRNASFGTVPRSLAPNNITLPNRNRSATGSSESLGLSSQKNALPVSTVKPKPHIIHNNLKEVYVSIADYHGDEETMGFPEGTCLEVLEKNPNGWWYCKVLDNGRPRKGWVPSNYLEKKH
- the LOC113131984 gene encoding SH3 and PX domain-containing protein 2A isoform X3; the encoded protein is MMEIENLVNVNISLVHRSLLPGCVCVPKVIHGEKQSAAVHTECVNWSVCQKELTIRKRRVRSPSSTPFNHRGQSAWVTEFHGGIVEHMRILDKFPIEGGQKDPKKRIIPFLPGKVLFRRSHIRDVAVKRLKHLDNYCKALLKLPTQISQSEEVLKFFETKSEDLNPPTEDTGGSGKRKSGLDASDPMLLEQYVVVASYEKQEPAEISLQAGEVVDVIEKSESGWWFVSTAEEQGWVPATYLNSHSGTRDDLELGASKAGEEEKYITVQPYSSQGKDEIAFEKGVTVEVIQKNLEGWWFIRYQNKEGWAPASYLKKVKDDLSPRKKTVTGPVEIIGNIMEISNLLNKKALSEKDVQTEGVPESPQVARKEISLPIPCGDSSPVNSPQDGKNKTEPGSPAVARIAPHRVEIGSPVLRQKPPPRRDATLGFQLPSPPEPPTVEAEYYTIADFQSCISDGISFNGGQKADVIEKNSGGWWYVQIGDKEGWAPCSYIDKRKKPNLNRRTSTLCRPKVPPPAPPVKKQDSVETAPPSSPGSEAPESPVSPGRPVYEEPEYDVPAIGDLDLESEFEFLRGESSLVNGKNEDTSSDKGSHVSSKPSPASSLHSASFKMGESFEDGHEAEGEPEGEEECIYENDGFRPFRETPERQCSRDSNSSKTSVLSEGGKTSNPLSSGWRPAGNKLKIELNGNKAEEASGPKSASTESTPDLQRPKKDQDESKVSSSTKCSSKLKPVVRPKPQLAKASSAEKMDISTLRRQLRPTGQLKNGNKIKGEDSETASVISSEDSFSSQSTSDLSSIYSKGSRGDSDLEGCSLYRTTDPYEKVQESEISFPARVEVEVLEKQESGWWYIRWGDAEGWAPTYYLEPIRQQDDMAGSESDGTPTKPGSLSKSNSLEKNEKRVQALNNINQNLKRVMPPIPSKPPGGLSKPTSLFSSQKHNSAKQQQVVRPQSVFISAPIRDGRSPVGSLRRNESLNSTDHPRASPTVRRNASFGTVPRSLAPNNITLPNRNRSATGSSESLGLSSQKNALPVSTVKPKPHIIHNNLKEVYVSIADYHGDEETMGFPEGTCLEVLEKNPNGWWYCKVLDNGRPRKGWVPSNYLEKKH
- the LOC113131984 gene encoding SH3 and PX domain-containing protein 2A isoform X1; this translates as MMEIENLVNVNISLVHRSLLPGCVCVPKVIHGEKQSAAVHTECVNWSVCQKELTIRKRRVRSPSSTPFNHRGQSAWVTEFHGGIVEHMRILDKFPIEGGQKDPKKRIIPFLPGKVLFRRSHIRDVAVKRLKHLDNYCKALLKLPTQISQSEEVLKFFETKSEDLNPPTEDTGGSGKRKSGLDASDPMLLEQYVVVASYEKQEPAEISLQAGEVVDVIEKSESGWWFVSTAEEQGWVPATYLNSHSGTRDDLELGASKAGEVTKRHKAHLKRLDRRWTLGGVISRQQSREEKYITVQPYSSQGKDEIAFEKGVTVEVIQKNLEGWWFIRYQNKEGWAPASYLKKVKDDLSPRKKTVTGPVEIIGNIMEISNLLNKKALSEKDVQTEGVPESPQVARKEISLPIPCGDSSPVNSPQDGKNKTEPGSPAVARIAPHRVEIGSPVLRQKPPPRRDATLGFQLPSPPEPPTVEAEYYTIADFQSCISDGISFNGGQKADVIEKNSGGWWYVQIGDKEGWAPCSYIDKRKKPNLNRRTSTLCRPKVPPPAPPVKKQDSVETAPPSSPGSEAPESPVSPGRPVYEEPEYDVPAIGDLDLESEFEFLRGESSLVNGKNEDTSSDKGSHVSSKPSPASSLHSASFKMGESFEDGHEAEGEPEGEEECIYENDGFRPFRETPERQCSRDSNSSKTSVLSEGGKTSNPLSSGWRPAGNKLKIELNGNKAEEASGPKSASTESTPDLQRPKKDQDESKVSSSTKCSSKLKPVVRPKPQLAKASSAEKMDISTLRRQLRPTGQLKNGNKIKGEDSETASVISSEDSFSSQSTSDLSSIYSKGSRGDSDLEGCSLYRTTDPYEKVQESEISFPARVEVEVLEKQESGWWYIRWGDAEGWAPTYYLEPIRQQDDMAGSESDGTPTKPGSLSKSNSLEKNEKRVQALNNINQNLKRVMPPIPSKPPGGLSKPTSLFSSQKHNSAKQQQVVRPQSVFISAPIRDGRSPVGSLRRNESLNSTDHPRASPTVRRNASFGTVPRSLAPNNITLPNRNRSATGSSESLGLSSQKNALPVSTVKPKPHIIHNNLKEVYVSIADYHGDEETMGFPEGTCLEVLEKNPNGWWYCKVLDNGRPRKGWVPSNYLEKKH